The sequence GCCGAGTATTTGGCaatggaacttgaagttgacgaGCCAAGACATTACAGTCGCAATGAAACTTCTGTTGTCAAACTCGTTGGCCCTGTTAATCCGTTGGAGATGAAGATGTTCGGCAAAGTGCAATCCCTTTTGGGTAGCCTGGTCAAGATAGAAGATGATTCCGTCAACTCAGTTATACTGGAAGATCAACCTGGAGATCATCACGAGCGCGTTCTCGTTGCTGCTCACGTAAGGATACCTTGAATCACTatgttttacattttatttttaaattcttcttctttacagGTCGGATCTCAACAAAACGGTCGCCATGTCCAGGCTCGCAGCACCACTCTGCTTCCAAATATCCCCGGTTTACCGGCCATTCTGACGCTTCTTTTTGCCCCGAGAGCTGAATTCCGGGCGGACAAGGAGATTAAACGCCTTACGGGTGCCATTTGTGGGTTGGGTTACGATCAAGTGAAGCAGCAATCCTTCTATCCTGAACATGATATGGAACTTACATTTGACTCGGAGATTGGTCTTACGGTTAGTGTTTATACTGTTGTTTTCTATTTCACGAAATATTTACACAGTTTTTTATTGTATCTCCCTTTAGGATGTGCTTCTCATCAACAAAATTAGATTTTGGTTGAATTCCGTTATGGGCGCACCGTCATTCAGTCAGCACCACGCAGCGCCATCCCAGGAGCGCATGAGAGAAGTCAGTCAGAAAACGCTTGGATTTTTGTTTGAGCTCATCACCAAACCGCGTGGTGACGTCAAGTTCGAACCCTCGACCAGCTATAAATGGAATCTCATCAAACCCGAAAACCTTCTACAGTCGGATGTCGCTGAAAGTCAACTGGATACTCTGATTCCACTCCACGACTGTATCAAGCTTAACCCCTGAAGGGATTGCAGTCTAATCTGAAATGAAGCATTCTTATTGAAAAACTTGTTTGGAGTATTGGTAAAACCAATTGTTTCAATCCAGAACCAAAATTAAGATATGTCGGTATTATTGCTTTGATTTGTTGTTCCTACATCGTGTCCTGTTTGTGAAACAGTCGATGAATGCtaattgttttgaaaaatacaaaGAATTCGATAACGTTTCTTGTATATTGTTCGTTAAAGAATTGACAAATACTTTAAGTATTTAATTAAGTTTTCAAAGCCCTAAATCAGGGGTTTTACCTCCTCGACCTTCTGCAAAAGATTTTGCAATTTGTCGCTTCATGTCATCATCGCCGTCCTGGTAGAGTTGCTTCATCATGTTCATCATGCTCGCCTGTGGATCGTCGCTGGCTGATGCGTCAAATTTGGGGGCTTTagattctttgattttcttttcttccatagTAACAGTGGGCCAAGTGATTGGTTTAACTTTTGATAGAAAGACTACCACAGAATCTGGAAAACAAGGGGGACAGGATTAATACACATGTCACTATACTTTAgtgtagtattttttttacctgttttTACTTTCCAGTGGCTCTTTGATGCATCAATAACTTCAGCTAAATTTTTGATGACCAGAGAATAATTTTTACCCTTTAGTTCCTTAACTGAGAGGTCAAGGGATCTATAAAATCATACAGTTTAGTCATTGAATTAATGCAAATGTTTTTAACTATCATTGTACCTGGAACCAAAGGTGCAAACTACATTTTCAGCAGGAAGAGTTTGGACATCTGCCAGAGTGATGAATAGCTTGAAGAATTTGTCAGACTGATCCCAagctaaagagataaattacACAACATTAAATCATCAACTTTTCTTCAGcataaaattttataaaagatTACCATAGTTTGTAAGTTTGACATCGTAACATCTGACAGCAGAAGCTCCAGCTGCGGCAGCTGGTTTTGCCTCAAGATTGAACATGTTGTCTTTGAGTTGAAGACTGATTTCAGTTTCTAAACGGCGTGTTTCGATGCCCAAAACATCTCTCACAGATTGGCGCGTGGCCAAGTCTGTCAATTTCTTCAGCTCATCAACATCTGCACGAAGCTGAAAGTTTCAACAAACGAGACACTAGTATCATGTACACGTCAATCATCAAGAAAATCTTATGAAACACAAGtttttaaacacaaaaaaattaggaaaaaataaatgttacgtACTTCATCAATAGGTCTAGGCATTTTGCAACTGTACTCAAAGAAAACCAACGTAAGAGTGATTTGACAAAACGAAATGTGCAAGTTGCAACCACAAGGGaatgattaaatttttgtcaaTTCGACGTCTTCTGCTTGACTGTAAAAAAACGGCAATTATGAATTGAACCAAGTGCTGCCTATGGCGAACTGCGGTTCTATTTCCAAGGTGTTGTGTTACAAAATATAATTCAACGGTGGGATCGGTGTGAAATATCAACCgcagctttttttaaattcgtaaTCTCTCCAAGCATGTTCTCGAACAATCTTCTTTCAAATTCATgctttttaaatacaaaagcTTCGTGTTTTGGCTACTAGATGGCTAGACAGAAGCAGACGAATTtgttgaatgaatgaatgaattacagattttttttaatgagtgtGCAAGTGAAAGAGAGTACTGCTCCCGATTGTAATTTCGGGAATTATACAATCCCTACAATACCACTTCTTAAAAATGAGAACGGCTGAAGAATTATGGAGGTAAGATTGCCGTATAAACACGTGGGAGTATTTAAGCAAGGTTTTGGAAACTGTTACAGTGGGTGGGAGTACTCGCCCTTGTTACATTGGAAAAGCAAATAACTAACTAAAAATGTTCCTATACTATACTTGACATTGTTTTTGAATGATAAACTTTATCATGTcacattaaatgttttttggttttacttACCATGTTTGtgttgtttactttttctcAGGGAAGCGGGAGACACCAGATCAACTATGCCAGATGTCATTGATGTGACAAATGACTCTCACTGCAGCTTCCTCTATGTTTTACGCAACCTGTACAAAGACattattttgtcaaatttggaCTATGCACTTGACAAGAAAGTTGAGCAAGATTTGTGGAATGTGTGTTTTAAAGTTCCCATCTCGGGGCTGCAACCAAAACAAGGGAAGAAAAGTAGCAATCCCATCCTCAAACTGTTTTTGGAAGGAGCAGCTGGATTCTACATGTTTCTGCTGCAAGAAATTTGTGCCCAGTGCGACTCAAGCTCAGCCATCTGCAAGAGAAATGCCCAATTAGGAATCTTCAATGGCCCCTCCTATGCTCTCCAGCCCAAGAATGAGTCGGTCCTTTACATCTGCCAGCACTGCTTGATCCATTTGGGAGATTTGGCTAGATACAGAAATCTTTTGACTGAAGCCGAAGGATACTACAATCAGGCCATCAATGTTGAACCTTCAAGTGGACATCCTTACAACCAATTGGCACTGCTTGTATCAGCACGGGGGGATATGCTGTCCACGCTGTTTTACTACGTCCGCAGCTTGGCCCTCAAACATCCGTTTCCACCTGCTAGAATCAATCTCGATAAACTCCTGAAGAAGCAATCTGTTCAAGTATCAAATTACCAGAAAACTCGCGGAGGTCGACTGAGCGCCGAAGAGTTTCTTCTCGCTTTTCTCAAGCTGCAGGGACAAATTGGACTAGGTGTCGATCTGGATCAAGCGGAGCAAACGGTAAATCTTTTGACATTGACTTGGCCATCGCTAGTGGCCACGGAAGCCCTGACTCCAGCACAATTGATCCGCATGCTGACCATCACTCTCTATTCGGTGGGCGAGTGTAGTGCAGCCTCTGCCACCGACGCCCAAAAGAGATCACTTCAGTTGGCTATCGATGTCGCTTCATCTGTTTTCAATGCTTGCTTAACAGCCTGTTGTTCACTGCCCAACCAACAGCTTCCCAACTCCAGGTACTTGTGTGTGATCAAACTTGTCCTCGATTGGTTCCACTCTCAGCCACAAGTGCTCACGAAAATCAAACGCGGCCAGCTCTGGTCGTCGACAGCGAAATTACTTAATCAGCTCCAAATTTGTTTTGCATCCAACGGTTCCTTCACCGTAGACGACGATGGAAGACCTCTTCCGGAAGATTTAGAATTGCTCGAGTTCGCTCCACTCCGCCCCTCTTCTAGATGGCCTTCAACGCAAGTGACTCAAGGAGATGAGCATCGAATAAGAGCGTCGAGAATCATCCAACGAGGAAAATGGTTGACTGAACAACAATTTGGGTGTTTGGCGTTGACGGTGCAGAGTGGCGAAGATAAACCCGAATGGCTTTTCTCCAGCCTGAGACCGGATGAGTCGCCTGTTGACAaactgattgaaaatttatcgATCGAACCTgtaaaggaaatcaaaatctTGGCTCGACCACCGCAGCGCAACGTGGCACTAACGGCCATTCTGAAGCAAAAAGTCGAAGATGATCCAATTCCGTCGCAGTCACAAGACGAGTCTCACAACAAGCAAGTGACATTCCAGCACGTGCTGGCTCCTCCTCTCCCACCTGTTAAACAGTCAATCAGCAACAGCAGTAGCATCAATTACCCCAGACCATCGTTGCCTCCTCGTTTGGAGCGCCTCAAAGCTGAGCAAAAAGAACGAGAGcaattaaataacaattatGGAGGGATGTATTCGAGTTTTGGAGCAGCCAGTGCCTTACCGGATTTGTCTATTCCTCCGCCAACAGTTCCACCCCCTGGTTTGGGTTTCCCTCCGCCTCCAGCAGCCTGGGCTATGGCTGGCAATCTACCTCCGCCACCGTCCTCTATAGTGCCACCCTACAGTCTATTCAATTCGACCGCACCGTGGCATCCTGGTCAACTGCCTAGTTTCCCAGTCACTAACTTGGTAAACCCCAACGAGCAGCGCCCCATGCAGCAGCCATTAGGCACGACTTCTCTGTGGAGTGGTCCCGGTCCTAGTCCTCTCGAACGATTGTTGGAGCAGCAGAAAGCAGCAATGCGTGGCGGTACTTCACCttctaaaaaataatgataCTAATTTCCTAGGAAATTAAAtaactcttttgttttggccaaattttttttttgcttattgACACTGTGATCACActtgataaaataataataaaaaattattaccaaAGTTTGTTGTCCGTTGGTAGTTTATTGATCGACGTAAGGTTACACCTTGCCAGGCCACGACGCTGCTGTAGTCTGGTCTAGCAGACGGTTGGCAGTTGACCACACACCACACGTCAGGAACCGAAAGTCTGACTCCGGTCCGGGGTTGAATTCTCGTTAAACTGGTTTTGGTCCATTGTTGATAACACGTCATTGAGAAGTAAAGTCACCTTCACAATTACGAACAATTGATTTCAGAATTTGCAGGATGGTGGATCAACCGAATTTAAGTCGTGAAGGCTTCCAGAAACTTGAATTTGTTGGTCGTCGTGGTGATCAACTAGTCTACAAGGCACCTAGTATGtgaatttcttttaatattaTGATTTCTTTACTTGCATCAAGTTAAACTCAAGttaatttgacttttttctaaattctaaGATCAGAAAATGATAATGCTGGATGTTCAAACAGTCAATCGTCTGGGAATGCCTGTTCGTTCCAGGAAAAGACACCATTCAAACAAGCATTCTGGGGAAGGTAATTAGTGAAATGTCAACATCTGCAATTAAACATAGTTCTTCCATTAAAATAGTTACCAGTGAAAATTATTCTACAGAGTATACAATCTCTTCATGAATTTATATACAAAATAATCATATCAAGTTAAACCTTACTTTGTGTTGTTCCAGATGTTTGGAGTGGACACCGTTCTTCAGACAAAACAACAGACCGTCTAGCCACTGCCAGACTGATTGAGATCCTCAAAAACTACCAACACGATGGTGAGCTGTTCACCaacaaaaagatgagaaggAAGGAGGTCTGGGTTGAAATAGCTTCCCAGCTCATGTCTGAAGGATTCAATTTCCGAAACAAAGATCACGCTTGGGAGAAAGTCAGTCAAAAGTGGCGAAATATGGAGAGAACTTATCGAATGCATGTCCAAAACTTACGCAGCAAAGGACTGCCCTTGGGGTCGATCACCATGGAATTCTTCGACGATCTACACGAGCTGCTCGCAGGAAAATACCACACTGAATCCATGCTATCAATGGATAGCTCATCCAGTTTCGACCTGAGTAATCCCGGCCAAACTGAAGACGACGAGACCCGAGCATCAATGGAGATGACCAACGGAGAACTAGTAGAATATTACACAAATGACGAGGAAcagcaggaagaagaagaatcaccAAATAGCAGTGAACAAGGACCGATTCTCATGGAGGCTGAATTGTGTTACGATACTTACGTCGAAGATGAAATTCCGCAATCACCCACCTTCTCCGACAACAAAAATCTAGTCTTCGCCACGTCGGATCAGGAAATCGACGTATCTTCCGATCCTCACACTGCCGGAGTACGGGATCCCGTTCTTCGCCTCCTGTTGGAGATGAGGGCTCAGGAACGTGCTCATTTTCGCGAAGATCGTCGCGAGCGTTTGAAGATGCAAAGGGAGACGCTCGACTTTCGTCGCGATTTAGTTCATTTGCTCAATCAGCATCATCAGGAGAGAATGGAAGCCATGCACAGTCTGATCGCAGCTATCGGCGGAGCGTTGGGTGCCACCGCCGTGCCAAAGAGACCCGCCAATGGCGATCACAATGGCGCACACGACGAAACAGACTTGCCTCTGAAATCATCACGTCACAATCACCTTTCCTAAAGATCATCACCTTACAGCATGAAACCAAATAATTGAacagtaaaagataaaaagcatCCATTCTCCATACGACCTTTTTCAatacatttgtttttctccatttttgtaATCCTTTATTTTCTAGCCTCGTATAGTGACGACCAATACAAATGTTCAGAAAAACTTatctttggttttatttttattgggaAGAGATGAGTGAGAATTTTGACCCTGAAATTTGAATCGTTTTATTGAACTATTAAGAAAGTCGTAAATGTAAGCCGACACGCAAGTCTCTTACCCTATGCTGGTCATTGACTGATCTTTTACGACTCCATCACGGTGTCATAAATGTTGACGGTCACATCCAATACTATATAAAAGACATTTGCTTCCATTTGGGGTCGTCAGATCGTTTCTTGTCGGTAACCAAACCCCTCGTCGACTGGTGAGTTGTTGCACTTAACAGTTTCCATGTTTCCTAATTTAATTTCATGTCGTTTTAATTGTTCCaggaaaatgatcaaaatagCGATTTTACTCGTTTGCGTTGCCGTTTCTTTTGCTGAGCCCCAACGTCCAAATGTTTACCTTCCGGTTCCATTTAACCAACACGGGAGTGTAGGACCGTACAACTACGTTCGCGTGATGCAGCAACTCTTCCATCATCCAGTCAACAGGGTCCCTGTCGTAACGACCAATAGATTACCCAGTCCTTCCTACCCAACTATCGTTCGGTTACCTGCTCTGCCCAGTTTGCGTCAATTCAGACTTCCGCCAGGTGGTTATTTCATCATACCAGCTTCAGCACTTTACGGACAGCAACACGAATCTTCCATCCTAGCGACGCAAAGGTTTTTCCGACCGATCGGTTTACCAACAGCTCCACAGGTACGTCCAGCTGGCGCCGAGGATGACGAATGCCAAGATGACTCGGCAGACCTTCAGTCTACAGAAGAGACTGAAGAGCAAATCTAAAATTAGTACATTAACATTAAATGttgtctttaaaaaatatttccgagTTACTTGTGGTATAAAGGGGGAGGGGTGGACACACACAGCATTTGGGGAACTAAAAATcagcaataataaaaaatactttATTTAAATCAAACATTCCGAATCAATTTCTCTCAAATGAGAACAAACATATTGGCACTGAATTTGGTCAAATGATTTAGATTTCTTGTGCTTCAGTTTTGAGAGACGCCAAATACACAAAATTGaagtacaacaacaaaaaatgtatgaaTTATTGATAAAGGATACCGGATGTTTAGTTCTCCTGCTGCGCGAACGACGATTGACAAGTCATTGTACTTTTCGATTAAAACAAAGGAAATATTCCTGGAGCTAAAGGGCATTATAAAAGACGGACGAAAGGTCAAAGTCTTTTTGCATCTGACTTTAAGGTATCACTTTCAGCATCATAATAATCTTTTTACGATCACAAAAGAATGTTGGAGGTTCAATGAACCCTTAATCTTGATTATGAGGTATTTGAAAATGTATCACTTATTATTTGGGAATCGATCGAACGGTGCTACTGTGAAAAATGTCAATGGTCGTGGCGTGACATTGTCTCAAATCAAAGTCACAGTAGCCCAGAGAGAATTTGCCTTCGGGAGGTCGGAAATAGTCCAACCCTCGACCGATCTTGATAACCCAGCCATTGTCTAAGCTGAGGGAGAATAAAACGAGAATGAAG is a genomic window of Daphnia pulicaria isolate SC F1-1A chromosome 2, SC_F0-13Bv2, whole genome shotgun sequence containing:
- the LOC124327740 gene encoding uncharacterized protein LOC124327740, which translates into the protein MKSRKCKPTRKSLTLCWSLTDLLRLHHGVINVDGHIQYYIKDICFHLGSSDRFLSVTKPLVDWKMIKIAILLVCVAVSFAEPQRPNVYLPVPFNQHGSVGPYNYVRVMQQLFHHPVNRVPVVTTNRLPSPSYPTIVRLPALPSLRQFRLPPGGYFIIPASALYGQQHESSILATQRFFRPIGLPTAPQVRPAGAEDDECQDDSADLQSTEETEEQI
- the LOC124326259 gene encoding uncharacterized protein LOC124326259; translated protein: MVDQPNLSREGFQKLEFVGRRGDQLVYKAPNQKMIMLDVQTVNRLGMPVRSRKRHHSNKHSGEDVWSGHRSSDKTTDRLATARLIEILKNYQHDGELFTNKKMRRKEVWVEIASQLMSEGFNFRNKDHAWEKVSQKWRNMERTYRMHVQNLRSKGLPLGSITMEFFDDLHELLAGKYHTESMLSMDSSSSFDLSNPGQTEDDETRASMEMTNGELVEYYTNDEEQQEEEESPNSSEQGPILMEAELCYDTYVEDEIPQSPTFSDNKNLVFATSDQEIDVSSDPHTAGVRDPVLRLLLEMRAQERAHFREDRRERLKMQRETLDFRRDLVHLLNQHHQERMEAMHSLIAAIGGALGATAVPKRPANGDHNGAHDETDLPLKSSRHNHLS
- the LOC124326507 gene encoding calcyclin-binding protein-like; the protein is MPRPIDELRADVDELKKLTDLATRQSVRDVLGIETRRLETEISLQLKDNMFNLEAKPAAAAGASAVRCYDVKLTNYAWDQSDKFFKLFITLADVQTLPAENVVCTFGSRSLDLSVKELKGKNYSLVIKNLAEVIDASKSHWKVKTDSVVVFLSKVKPITWPTVTMEEKKIKESKAPKFDASASDDPQASMMNMMKQLYQDGDDDMKRQIAKSFAEGRGGKTPDLGL
- the LOC124326087 gene encoding protein SMG7-like, producing the protein MRTAEELWREAGDTRSTMPDVIDVTNDSHCSFLYVLRNLYKDIILSNLDYALDKKVEQDLWNVCFKVPISGLQPKQGKKSSNPILKLFLEGAAGFYMFLLQEICAQCDSSSAICKRNAQLGIFNGPSYALQPKNESVLYICQHCLIHLGDLARYRNLLTEAEGYYNQAINVEPSSGHPYNQLALLVSARGDMLSTLFYYVRSLALKHPFPPARINLDKLLKKQSVQVSNYQKTRGGRLSAEEFLLAFLKLQGQIGLGVDLDQAEQTVNLLTLTWPSLVATEALTPAQLIRMLTITLYSVGECSAASATDAQKRSLQLAIDVASSVFNACLTACCSLPNQQLPNSRYLCVIKLVLDWFHSQPQVLTKIKRGQLWSSTAKLLNQLQICFASNGSFTVDDDGRPLPEDLELLEFAPLRPSSRWPSTQVTQGDEHRIRASRIIQRGKWLTEQQFGCLALTVQSGEDKPEWLFSSLRPDESPVDKLIENLSIEPVKEIKILARPPQRNVALTAILKQKVEDDPIPSQSQDESHNKQVTFQHVLAPPLPPVKQSISNSSSINYPRPSLPPRLERLKAEQKEREQLNNNYGGMYSSFGAASALPDLSIPPPTVPPPGLGFPPPPAAWAMAGNLPPPPSSIVPPYSLFNSTAPWHPGQLPSFPVTNLVNPNEQRPMQQPLGTTSLWSGPGPSPLERLLEQQKAAMRGGTSPSKK